A stretch of Vigna angularis cultivar LongXiaoDou No.4 chromosome 4, ASM1680809v1, whole genome shotgun sequence DNA encodes these proteins:
- the LOC108330063 gene encoding LOW QUALITY PROTEIN: bZIP transcription factor 18 (The sequence of the model RefSeq protein was modified relative to this genomic sequence to represent the inferred CDS: inserted 1 base in 1 codon): MVEGSPPLMLTAVEGPPLIIVLKGFATLYRRQTVEGSTTIVKGSENISPLARSKGISLCKPKRDTTGLSSENTELNLRLQAMKQQAKLCDALNEALKKEVDRLRIATGEIAMPADNYGLGMHQLTYSQGPFFSHHSPHGQNAFQATQMPHMHSLSSNVATSXFDLDISYDMSEMLSNESIGQFQGLGIGNGVSQVLMPDYSSNFC, encoded by the exons ATGGTTGAAGGCTCGCCGCCCTTAATGCTCACCGCCGTGGAAGGTCCGCCACT GATCATCGTTCTCAAAGGCTTTGCCACACTCTATCGTCGCCAAACTGTCGAAGGCTCTACGACCATCGTTAAAGGTTCTGAGAACATTTCTCCTTTAGCGAGAAGCAAAGGCATATCACTCTGCAAACCAAAG AGAGATACAACTGGTCTGAGTTCTGAAAATACGGAGTTGAACCTTAGGCTACAAGCCATGAAACAACAAGCTAAGTTGTGTGATG CTCTAAATGAAGCACTGAAGAAAGAAGTCGATAGGCTGCGGATTGCAACAGGAGAGATAGCGATGCCCGCTGATAACTATGGCTTGGGAATGCATCAGCTTACATATTCTCAAGGACCGTTCTTCTCACATCATTCACCACATGGACAGAATGCATTTCAGGCCACGCAAATGCCACATATGCATTCACTCTCATCTAATGTGGCTACTT AATTTGATCTAGACATTTCCTATGATATGTCCGAAATGTTGTCCAATGAATCTATCGGGCAGTTTCAGGGGTTGGGCATAGGCAACGGGGTTTCTCAGGTTCTGATGCCAGATTATTCCTCCAATTTCTGTTAA
- the LOC108330412 gene encoding uncharacterized protein LOC108330412 isoform X1, with protein sequence MPERVATPMPAIKLLFLCYAKSKVRIHSELRHRNVVELCDWYKTSHHTGLILEHCVGGDLLTILQQLHKDSMLSEESIHDLAYDMVKALQFLHSKGIIHCNIKPSNILFDEYGCAKLCDFGSAKELKNISTHSSSVPLAKRGTPCYMAPELFEDVGIYSYASDLWALGCVLYECFARRPPFMAREYNNIKSILSDPIPPLCGHPSQHFVDLINSLLVKNPAERIQWPELCAHPFWRREIPPVALPAFDFNENAENAENAEDEAAQPEDMANLDFNENSENAEDEAHAVITVSIPSHQDQRQDQRQDQGQDQRQDQRRHTEESLPLFLVKFFIRGMIEGIFQIAGQVIGSMSPKNDYRPRILRDILFTISGFVWLLPSEFIKYALKDQNAREKKRKFSYGILALMTGRLLMTGCLLSLSVLVSTKIRYYAFTFFSGFFLVTLAFVERKLWKLDNAWHDLIILVGGLFSFWLSFALHRFLFL encoded by the exons ATGCCAGAAAGGGTCGCCACTCCAATGCCGGCGATAAAACTCCTCTTCCTCTGTTATGCGAAGTCGAAG GTCAGGATTCATTCGGAATTGCGTCATAGGAATGTTGTAGAACTTTGTGACTG GTATAAGACTTCTCATCACACAGGTTTGATTTTAGAGCACTGCGTTGGAGGTGATTTGCTCACCATCTTACAACAATTGCACAAG GATAGTATGCTTTCCGAAGAGTCTATTCATGACCTTGCGTATGACATGGTCAAAGCTTTACA GTTTTTACATTCAAAAGGAATCATTCACTGTAATATCAAACCATCGAATATTCTATTCGATGAATATGGATGCGCAAAG TTATGTGATTTTGGATCGGCAAAAGAGTTGAAAAATATATCAACTCATTCTTCCTCG GTACCACTTGCAAAACGCGGAACACCCTGTTACATGGCTCCGGAACTTTTTGAAGATGTTGGAATCTATTCATACGCATCAGATTTATGGGCGCTAGGCTGTGTCTTATATGAGTGTTTTGCAAGAAGACCGCCCTTTATGGCAAgagaatataataatataaaatccaTTCTTTCAGATCCTATTCCACCTCTTTGTGGTCATCCCAGTCAACATTTTGTTGATTTAATCAATTCACTGTTGGTAAAGAATCCAGCAGAAAGAATACAGTGGCCTGAACTTTGTGCACATCccttctggagaagggaaattCCTCCTGTGGCTCTGCCTGCATTTGATTTTAATGAGAATGCCGAGAATGCCGAGAATGCCGAAGATGAAGCTGCTCAACCTGAAGATATGGCAAACCTTGATTTCAATGAGAATTCCGAGAATGCCGAAGATGAAGCACATGCTGTTATTACAGTTTCAATACCATCTCACCAGGATCAGAGGCAGGATCAGAGGCAGGATCAGGGGCAGGATCAGAGGCAGGATCAGAGGCGTCATACTGAAGAGTCATTGCCTCTTTTTTTggtaaaattttttattagaggTATGATTGAAGGTATCTTTCAAATCGCGGGTCAAGTAATAGGGAGCATGTCTCCGAAAAATGATTACCGCCCAAGAATATTGAGAGATATACTGTTTACCATATCAGGTTTTGTTTGGCTCCTTCCCAGTGAGTTTATTAAGTACGCCTTAAAGGACCAGAATGCGAGGGAGAAGAAACGGAAATTCTCATATGGTATTCTAGCCTTGATGACAGGACGTCTTTTGATGACAGGATGTCTTCTGAGTCTATCTGTTTTAGTAAGTactaaaataagatattatgcTTTTACTTTCTTTAGTGGTTTCTTTTTAGTAACATTAGCATTTGTAGAAAGGAAGTTGTGGAAATTAGATAATGCTTGGCACGACTTAATCATTTTAGTAGGAGGTTTGTTCTCCTTTTGGTTGTCATTTGCTTTACATAggtttttattcttataa
- the LOC108330412 gene encoding serine/threonine-protein kinase RUNKEL-like isoform X3, with the protein MPERVATPMPAIKLLFLCYAKSKVRIHSELRHRNVVELCDWYKTSHHTGLILEHCVGGDLLTILQQLHKDSMLSEESIHDLAYDMVKALQFLHSKGIIHCNIKPSNILFDEYGCAKLCDFGSAKELKNISTHSSSVPLAKRGTPCYMAPELFEDVGIYSYASDLWALGCVLYECFARRPPFMAREYNNIKSILSDPIPPLCGHPSQHFVDLINSLLVKNPAERIQWPELCAHPFWRREIPPVALPAFDFNENAENAENAEDEAAQPEDMANLDFNENSENAEDEAHAVITVSIPSHQDQRQDQRQDQGQDQRQDQRRHTEESLPLFLVKFFIRGMIEGIFQIAGQVIGSMSPKNDYRPRILRDILFTISGFVWLLPSEFIKYALKDQNAREKKRKFSYGILALMTGRLLMTGCLLSLSVLISALL; encoded by the exons ATGCCAGAAAGGGTCGCCACTCCAATGCCGGCGATAAAACTCCTCTTCCTCTGTTATGCGAAGTCGAAG GTCAGGATTCATTCGGAATTGCGTCATAGGAATGTTGTAGAACTTTGTGACTG GTATAAGACTTCTCATCACACAGGTTTGATTTTAGAGCACTGCGTTGGAGGTGATTTGCTCACCATCTTACAACAATTGCACAAG GATAGTATGCTTTCCGAAGAGTCTATTCATGACCTTGCGTATGACATGGTCAAAGCTTTACA GTTTTTACATTCAAAAGGAATCATTCACTGTAATATCAAACCATCGAATATTCTATTCGATGAATATGGATGCGCAAAG TTATGTGATTTTGGATCGGCAAAAGAGTTGAAAAATATATCAACTCATTCTTCCTCG GTACCACTTGCAAAACGCGGAACACCCTGTTACATGGCTCCGGAACTTTTTGAAGATGTTGGAATCTATTCATACGCATCAGATTTATGGGCGCTAGGCTGTGTCTTATATGAGTGTTTTGCAAGAAGACCGCCCTTTATGGCAAgagaatataataatataaaatccaTTCTTTCAGATCCTATTCCACCTCTTTGTGGTCATCCCAGTCAACATTTTGTTGATTTAATCAATTCACTGTTGGTAAAGAATCCAGCAGAAAGAATACAGTGGCCTGAACTTTGTGCACATCccttctggagaagggaaattCCTCCTGTGGCTCTGCCTGCATTTGATTTTAATGAGAATGCCGAGAATGCCGAGAATGCCGAAGATGAAGCTGCTCAACCTGAAGATATGGCAAACCTTGATTTCAATGAGAATTCCGAGAATGCCGAAGATGAAGCACATGCTGTTATTACAGTTTCAATACCATCTCACCAGGATCAGAGGCAGGATCAGAGGCAGGATCAGGGGCAGGATCAGAGGCAGGATCAGAGGCGTCATACTGAAGAGTCATTGCCTCTTTTTTTggtaaaattttttattagaggTATGATTGAAGGTATCTTTCAAATCGCGGGTCAAGTAATAGGGAGCATGTCTCCGAAAAATGATTACCGCCCAAGAATATTGAGAGATATACTGTTTACCATATCAGGTTTTGTTTGGCTCCTTCCCAGTGAGTTTATTAAGTACGCCTTAAAGGACCAGAATGCGAGGGAGAAGAAACGGAAATTCTCATATGGTATTCTAGCCTTGATGACAGGACGTCTTTTGATGACAGGATGTCTTCTGAGTCTATCTGTTTTA ATTTCAGCACTGCTTTGA
- the LOC108330412 gene encoding uncharacterized protein LOC108330412 isoform X2, whose product MPERVATPMPAIKLLFLCYAKSKVRIHSELRHRNVVELCDWYKTSHHTGLILEHCVGGDLLTILQQLHKDSMLSEESIHDLAYDMVKALQFLHSKGIIHCNIKPSNILFDEYGCAKLCDFGSAKELKNISTHSSSVPLAKRGTPCYMAPELFEDVGIYSYASDLWALGCVLYECFARRPPFMAREYNNIKSILSDPIPPLCGHPSQHFVDLINSLLVKNPAERIQWPELCAHPFWRREIPPVALPAFDFNENAENAENAEDEAAQPEDMANLDFNENSENAEDEAHAVITVSIPSHQDQRQDQRQDQGQDQRQDQRRHTEESLPLFLVKFFIRGFVWLLPSEFIKYALKDQNAREKKRKFSYGILALMTGRLLMTGCLLSLSVLVSTKIRYYAFTFFSGFFLVTLAFVERKLWKLDNAWHDLIILVGGLFSFWLSFALHRFLFL is encoded by the exons ATGCCAGAAAGGGTCGCCACTCCAATGCCGGCGATAAAACTCCTCTTCCTCTGTTATGCGAAGTCGAAG GTCAGGATTCATTCGGAATTGCGTCATAGGAATGTTGTAGAACTTTGTGACTG GTATAAGACTTCTCATCACACAGGTTTGATTTTAGAGCACTGCGTTGGAGGTGATTTGCTCACCATCTTACAACAATTGCACAAG GATAGTATGCTTTCCGAAGAGTCTATTCATGACCTTGCGTATGACATGGTCAAAGCTTTACA GTTTTTACATTCAAAAGGAATCATTCACTGTAATATCAAACCATCGAATATTCTATTCGATGAATATGGATGCGCAAAG TTATGTGATTTTGGATCGGCAAAAGAGTTGAAAAATATATCAACTCATTCTTCCTCG GTACCACTTGCAAAACGCGGAACACCCTGTTACATGGCTCCGGAACTTTTTGAAGATGTTGGAATCTATTCATACGCATCAGATTTATGGGCGCTAGGCTGTGTCTTATATGAGTGTTTTGCAAGAAGACCGCCCTTTATGGCAAgagaatataataatataaaatccaTTCTTTCAGATCCTATTCCACCTCTTTGTGGTCATCCCAGTCAACATTTTGTTGATTTAATCAATTCACTGTTGGTAAAGAATCCAGCAGAAAGAATACAGTGGCCTGAACTTTGTGCACATCccttctggagaagggaaattCCTCCTGTGGCTCTGCCTGCATTTGATTTTAATGAGAATGCCGAGAATGCCGAGAATGCCGAAGATGAAGCTGCTCAACCTGAAGATATGGCAAACCTTGATTTCAATGAGAATTCCGAGAATGCCGAAGATGAAGCACATGCTGTTATTACAGTTTCAATACCATCTCACCAGGATCAGAGGCAGGATCAGAGGCAGGATCAGGGGCAGGATCAGAGGCAGGATCAGAGGCGTCATACTGAAGAGTCATTGCCTCTTTTTTTggtaaaattttttattagag GTTTTGTTTGGCTCCTTCCCAGTGAGTTTATTAAGTACGCCTTAAAGGACCAGAATGCGAGGGAGAAGAAACGGAAATTCTCATATGGTATTCTAGCCTTGATGACAGGACGTCTTTTGATGACAGGATGTCTTCTGAGTCTATCTGTTTTAGTAAGTactaaaataagatattatgcTTTTACTTTCTTTAGTGGTTTCTTTTTAGTAACATTAGCATTTGTAGAAAGGAAGTTGTGGAAATTAGATAATGCTTGGCACGACTTAATCATTTTAGTAGGAGGTTTGTTCTCCTTTTGGTTGTCATTTGCTTTACATAggtttttattcttataa